A window of the Rhodohalobacter mucosus genome harbors these coding sequences:
- a CDS encoding GxxExxY protein, which produces MHENELSYAIRGAAFRVHTNLGPGLLETVYERILAHEIRKEGLNVHVQLGVPVVYEDEFFENGYRMDLLVENKVIVEVKSVEVLLDVHHKQLLSYLKLADKRLGLLINFNAASLKDSIVRIVNGL; this is translated from the coding sequence ATGCACGAAAATGAACTATCGTATGCCATTCGCGGTGCGGCGTTTCGGGTACATACCAACCTCGGTCCGGGATTGCTGGAAACCGTATACGAACGTATTCTGGCCCACGAAATAAGGAAGGAGGGACTTAATGTACACGTTCAGCTTGGAGTTCCTGTCGTTTATGAGGATGAATTCTTCGAAAACGGTTACAGAATGGATCTTCTGGTGGAAAATAAGGTGATTGTCGAAGTAAAGTCAGTAGAGGTGCTTCTGGATGTTCATCACAAGCAGCTTCTTAGCTATCTCAAACTTGCAGACAAACGTTTGGGACTACTTATTAATTTTAATGCTGCTTCACTTAAAGACTCAATAGTGAGGATAGTAAATGGGTTATAA
- a CDS encoding serine/threonine-protein kinase, with protein MNAEQWKKVQTLFKEIVDLEPDQRTLRLESVKTEDPLLYDELYSLLSADSQETSLLDGFAIERVDLSDLVPMDGVQVGPYRVAEKIGTGGMGNVYLAHRVQGGFEQTVALKLTKYGMGTPRAIEHFEAERSILASLQHPNIARLIDGGITDEGRPWFAMEYVQGENLISWCDRLSLPVKKRLKLFLKVCEAVQYAHKNLIVHRDLKPANIMVTGEDTDPQVRLLDFGIAQILEGPDDPGSERRAMTRAYASPEQRDGRPTSTSSDIYSLGVILHQLLSGCHPDPKFRSEGCLPSPVDRELEAICGMALTEDPERRFESASEMSDEIRSWLNERPVSVYSKAPLYRAGKWLKRNRAASFIGIFSIISIIILVFIYTMELKSETERAQSEADRATRIASVLGSSLLSIDPMQNQGQELTALGMVDMSSAYINTELKEDPRTRAELLILMADVYANLIALEKADSISALAVGLWKESQQDTTSFTYINMLADRSIILDKAGKYDEAMDVMQQALSLANENLEPGSLEFASVYLDYTYHLDVNQDYARADSVLRLVEPIYENNAEEAGQTYDDFVFYMGTNYRRLGEYELAEEYLFRSLELSRARYPGIHEKIASTLNHISSLYQNMGRYEDAISYAIDAHEMRLEIFGPGHLNTIAAHSNTARAYGGAGRLEESAETYRDVLTIFREEYGNENFYIAGILQSYGNVYLRMEEYAQAEEIMREALDHSERLLPADHIRQAYPLKGLAEALRGQQRCDEAMPFAERAYTLRSNQLPGDHPELMTTRYTLGRCLWDLDRQDEAETHLRDALAFFRDNPERFESQIRELEALGL; from the coding sequence ATGAACGCTGAACAGTGGAAAAAAGTCCAGACGCTATTTAAGGAAATCGTGGATCTGGAACCGGATCAGCGCACATTGCGGCTGGAATCGGTCAAAACCGAAGACCCTCTCCTCTACGATGAACTTTACTCTCTCCTTTCGGCGGATTCACAGGAAACCTCTCTCCTCGACGGTTTTGCCATTGAACGCGTTGATCTCTCCGATCTGGTGCCTATGGATGGCGTTCAGGTTGGTCCATACAGGGTAGCTGAAAAGATCGGAACGGGCGGCATGGGCAACGTCTACCTGGCCCACCGCGTGCAGGGAGGCTTTGAGCAGACCGTTGCGCTGAAGCTGACCAAATACGGTATGGGTACACCGCGGGCCATAGAGCACTTTGAAGCTGAGCGCAGCATTCTGGCCAGCCTGCAGCATCCCAATATTGCAAGGCTGATCGACGGCGGCATTACGGATGAGGGCCGCCCATGGTTTGCCATGGAGTACGTGCAGGGAGAAAATCTGATATCCTGGTGTGACCGCCTCAGCCTGCCGGTTAAGAAGCGGCTTAAACTATTTCTGAAAGTCTGCGAAGCGGTTCAGTATGCACATAAAAATCTGATTGTGCACCGCGACCTTAAGCCGGCCAACATCATGGTAACCGGTGAGGATACGGACCCGCAGGTTCGCCTGCTCGATTTCGGTATCGCTCAAATACTGGAGGGGCCAGATGATCCCGGCTCTGAACGAAGGGCGATGACCCGCGCCTATGCCTCCCCCGAACAGCGTGACGGCAGGCCCACTTCCACCTCCTCCGACATCTACAGCCTGGGCGTTATTCTTCACCAGCTGCTGTCCGGTTGTCATCCCGATCCGAAATTCCGTTCCGAAGGGTGCTTGCCCTCGCCTGTTGATCGTGAACTGGAAGCAATCTGCGGAATGGCGCTTACAGAGGATCCGGAGAGGCGTTTTGAGAGTGCTTCGGAGATGTCTGATGAGATACGATCCTGGCTGAACGAACGCCCTGTGTCCGTCTACTCCAAAGCTCCCCTCTACCGTGCCGGCAAGTGGCTCAAAAGGAACCGCGCAGCCTCCTTTATCGGTATTTTTTCGATAATCAGCATTATCATTCTCGTTTTTATCTACACCATGGAGCTGAAAAGTGAAACTGAACGGGCACAAAGTGAAGCTGACAGAGCCACACGCATTGCATCTGTGCTGGGAAGTTCCCTTCTCTCGATCGACCCGATGCAGAACCAGGGACAGGAGCTGACCGCGCTCGGGATGGTGGATATGAGCAGCGCGTACATCAACACGGAACTCAAGGAAGATCCACGTACGCGAGCAGAACTGCTGATCCTCATGGCCGATGTCTATGCGAACCTGATCGCGCTTGAGAAGGCAGATTCAATATCCGCGCTCGCGGTCGGCCTCTGGAAGGAGTCGCAGCAGGATACCACTTCTTTCACCTACATCAACATGCTCGCCGACCGCTCCATCATCCTTGACAAGGCCGGAAAGTACGACGAGGCGATGGACGTGATGCAGCAGGCGCTGAGCCTGGCGAATGAAAACCTGGAGCCCGGCTCCCTGGAGTTTGCAAGCGTCTACCTGGACTACACCTATCACCTCGATGTAAACCAGGATTATGCCAGGGCCGATTCAGTGCTGCGGCTGGTGGAGCCCATCTACGAAAACAACGCAGAAGAGGCGGGCCAGACATATGACGATTTTGTATTCTATATGGGTACCAACTACCGGCGGCTGGGTGAGTACGAACTGGCAGAGGAGTATCTTTTCCGCTCCCTGGAGCTGAGCCGCGCACGCTACCCTGGCATCCATGAAAAAATCGCTTCAACGCTGAACCACATCTCCAGCCTCTACCAGAACATGGGCCGCTACGAAGATGCCATCTCCTACGCTATCGATGCCCATGAGATGCGCCTGGAGATCTTCGGACCGGGCCACCTCAATACAATCGCTGCACATTCAAACACGGCCCGCGCCTACGGCGGAGCTGGGCGGCTGGAAGAGAGTGCGGAGACCTATCGCGATGTACTGACCATTTTCCGGGAGGAGTACGGAAATGAGAACTTTTACATTGCCGGGATTTTGCAGAGCTACGGCAATGTCTATCTGCGGATGGAGGAGTATGCACAGGCCGAAGAAATTATGAGAGAGGCGCTGGATCACAGCGAGCGACTGCTGCCGGCCGATCACATACGCCAGGCCTATCCGCTTAAGGGACTCGCTGAAGCGCTTCGGGGCCAACAGCGATGTGACGAAGCCATGCCCTTTGCTGAGCGCGCCTACACCTTGCGGAGCAACCAGCTGCCCGGTGATCATCCGGAGCTGATGACCACCCGCTATACCCTGGGCCGCTGCCTTTGGGACCTCGACCGCCAAGACGAAGCAGAAACACACCTTCGCGATGCACTCGCCTTCTTTCGCGACAACCCGGAAAGGTTTGAAAGCCAGATCAGGGAACTTGAGGCATTGGGGCTTTGA
- a CDS encoding glycoside hydrolase family 3 C-terminal domain-containing protein, with product MNQKPFILTIIALLSLIISCSTDYEETTQSAAHMSVSEAKLDSLINLMTLDEKLNLIHASSSFTSGGIPRLGIPELVFSDGPHGVRHEHGRGWYALEDADDKATYLPVGICLASTWNKGLGYDYGEVLGNEAKERGKNVLLGPGINIIRSPLNGRNFEYLSEDPYLTGTMGVGYVKGLQDQGVAACPKHYTANNQETDRHNINAIISKRALHEIYLPAFKDVVQDGGAWSVMGAYNKVNGQYATHHEYLVNEVLKGEWGFDGVLLSDWASVKDTREALLYGTDIEMGTELLRDLNNPEYDEFYLAQPARELIESGEIEERYVDEKVRRILRLMHRSTAMNDHGPGKRNVEEHQQKALEVAREGIVLLKNDGLLPFNANEIQTIAVIGHNANRLFAERGGSSQVKPLYEVTPLEGIQTLVGDNAEVLYAEGYEPYYDESLFRGASGDAASQSRENMEDVELARSANEELMQEAVALAEQADAVIFVGGWIHGHEGMPWGEGTYDAEARDKLNLELIFGQEELIRQINRVNDNTAVVLMGGSNVEMSGWLPETSAYLHAWYPGMEGGTAIAEILFGEVNPSGKLPVTFADSHEMYPSHAVGEFPGNESVEYTEDIFVGYRYFDTEDKPVTFPFGFGLSYTTFELSDLNVAREDGTLLVQATVTNTGDRTGAEVVQVYVHHRDPSVERPMRELKGFEKVELEPGVSAIVTIELEESAFQYYHPEELEWVLEPGEYEIQVGSSSRDIKLRADIDL from the coding sequence ATGAACCAAAAGCCATTTATTCTTACCATCATTGCACTTCTTTCATTAATCATCTCGTGCAGTACAGACTATGAGGAGACAACGCAAAGCGCAGCTCACATGAGCGTATCTGAGGCAAAACTCGATTCCCTGATTAACCTGATGACCCTTGACGAGAAGCTGAATCTGATCCATGCCAGTTCATCGTTTACCTCTGGCGGCATACCGCGGCTGGGCATACCGGAGCTTGTATTTTCAGATGGCCCGCACGGAGTACGTCATGAACACGGGCGGGGCTGGTACGCGCTGGAAGATGCTGACGATAAAGCCACCTACCTGCCTGTTGGTATTTGCCTGGCTTCCACATGGAACAAGGGTCTAGGGTACGACTACGGAGAAGTGCTGGGGAATGAAGCCAAGGAGAGAGGAAAGAATGTGCTGCTGGGGCCGGGTATCAATATCATCCGGAGTCCGTTGAACGGAAGAAATTTTGAATATCTAAGTGAAGATCCCTACCTCACAGGCACAATGGGAGTGGGGTATGTGAAAGGGTTACAGGATCAGGGCGTGGCCGCCTGTCCAAAGCATTATACCGCCAATAACCAGGAGACGGACCGCCACAATATCAACGCTATCATCAGCAAGCGTGCACTGCACGAAATCTATCTCCCCGCGTTTAAAGATGTAGTACAGGATGGAGGCGCATGGAGCGTTATGGGAGCTTATAACAAGGTGAACGGGCAGTATGCCACGCATCATGAATATCTCGTTAACGAAGTGCTAAAGGGTGAATGGGGGTTTGACGGCGTACTGCTGAGTGACTGGGCATCGGTGAAGGATACACGGGAAGCGCTGCTCTACGGAACGGATATTGAAATGGGTACGGAACTGCTTCGAGACCTGAATAATCCGGAGTATGATGAGTTTTATCTTGCACAGCCTGCCAGGGAATTGATAGAGAGCGGTGAAATTGAAGAACGTTATGTGGACGAAAAAGTGCGTCGGATACTGCGTCTGATGCATCGCAGCACGGCAATGAACGATCACGGCCCCGGGAAACGAAATGTAGAAGAGCACCAGCAAAAAGCTCTGGAAGTAGCGCGCGAGGGGATCGTACTGCTGAAGAATGACGGCCTGCTGCCGTTCAACGCGAACGAGATCCAAACGATCGCCGTGATAGGACACAACGCGAATCGCCTTTTTGCCGAGCGGGGTGGCAGTTCGCAGGTGAAACCACTCTATGAAGTCACACCGCTTGAAGGAATACAAACCCTGGTTGGCGATAACGCTGAGGTACTCTACGCCGAAGGATATGAACCCTATTATGACGAGAGTCTGTTCAGGGGAGCCTCCGGAGATGCGGCTTCTCAGTCGCGGGAGAATATGGAAGATGTAGAGTTGGCGAGGTCGGCAAATGAAGAGCTGATGCAGGAGGCAGTTGCGCTTGCGGAACAGGCCGATGCGGTAATTTTTGTGGGCGGATGGATACATGGCCATGAAGGTATGCCGTGGGGTGAGGGTACATACGATGCTGAAGCCCGTGATAAACTCAACCTCGAGCTAATTTTTGGCCAGGAAGAGCTGATACGGCAGATTAACCGCGTAAATGACAATACGGCCGTGGTGTTGATGGGCGGCAGCAATGTGGAAATGAGTGGCTGGCTGCCCGAAACAAGCGCATATCTGCATGCCTGGTACCCGGGAATGGAAGGAGGGACGGCCATAGCGGAGATTCTGTTCGGAGAGGTGAATCCGTCCGGTAAGCTTCCGGTAACCTTTGCCGATTCGCACGAAATGTATCCGTCACATGCTGTTGGGGAATTTCCGGGGAATGAATCGGTGGAGTACACGGAAGATATCTTTGTGGGTTACCGCTATTTCGATACGGAGGACAAACCCGTCACTTTTCCTTTTGGATTCGGTCTGTCGTACACCACGTTTGAACTTTCTGATCTGAATGTGGCTCGGGAGGACGGTACGTTACTGGTTCAGGCCACCGTAACGAACACCGGCGACCGTACAGGAGCCGAGGTAGTTCAGGTTTACGTGCATCATCGTGATCCATCTGTTGAGAGGCCAATGCGGGAATTGAAAGGGTTTGAAAAGGTGGAACTGGAGCCGGGGGTATCGGCCATCGTGACCATCGAACTGGAGGAATCGGCGTTTCAGTATTATCATCCTGAAGAGCTCGAGTGGGTTCTCGAACCGGGAGAATACGAAATCCAGGTAGGCAGCTCGTCGCGGGATATCAAACTGCGTGCAGATATAGATTTGTAA
- the trxA gene encoding thioredoxin → MAAEHLTKESFLEKIFDYENNQEWNYQGDKPAIIDFYADWCGPCKMVAPIIEELSEEYEGLVDIYKIDTETEQELAAVFGIRSIPSILFIPVDGQPQMAAGALPKPQFVKLIEDTFNVKATS, encoded by the coding sequence ATGGCTGCTGAGCATTTAACCAAAGAGAGTTTTCTGGAAAAAATCTTTGACTACGAAAACAATCAGGAATGGAACTATCAGGGAGACAAACCCGCAATCATTGACTTTTACGCCGATTGGTGTGGTCCCTGCAAAATGGTGGCCCCCATTATCGAAGAGTTATCCGAAGAATATGAAGGCCTGGTGGATATCTATAAAATTGATACCGAAACAGAGCAGGAGCTTGCTGCCGTTTTCGGAATTCGAAGCATTCCCTCCATTTTGTTTATCCCGGTTGACGGTCAGCCGCAAATGGCTGCCGGAGCCTTGCCTAAACCCCAGTTCGTTAAGCTGATTGAAGATACCTTCAACGTGAAAGCAACCTCCTGA
- a CDS encoding GDSL-type esterase/lipase family protein, protein MSTYSIFALRVFSIALFLIFAGQDQLFGQQTRPGPPDPLRFEEEIAEFEAWDAKNTSPENALLFTGSSSIRFWNTADSFPGYSVINRGFGGSQISDMLHYYDQIIGRYSPSLIILYCGENDIASGKAIYHVFEDYLGLLEQINRDYPQTPVLFISIKASSSRLDQTERFAAFNRMVQAHSRTSRLLFYADLASPLSKNGRPDDSYYREDLLHLNDRGYELWNERFGAFLAQLEENGVFTLRRDE, encoded by the coding sequence ATGTCAACTTATTCAATCTTTGCATTAAGAGTTTTTTCGATTGCTCTGTTCCTAATATTTGCTGGACAAGATCAATTATTTGGACAGCAAACACGGCCCGGTCCACCGGACCCGCTGCGGTTTGAGGAGGAAATCGCAGAATTTGAAGCATGGGATGCTAAAAACACATCGCCTGAGAATGCACTTTTATTCACAGGAAGCTCAAGCATCCGCTTCTGGAATACGGCTGATTCGTTTCCCGGCTACTCCGTAATTAACCGCGGCTTCGGCGGGTCTCAAATTTCCGATATGCTTCACTATTACGATCAGATCATCGGCCGCTATTCGCCGTCACTCATCATCCTCTACTGCGGGGAAAACGACATTGCTTCAGGCAAAGCAATCTATCACGTATTTGAGGACTACCTGGGCCTGCTGGAGCAAATCAACCGGGACTATCCGCAAACACCGGTTCTGTTCATCAGCATTAAAGCAAGCAGCAGCCGATTGGATCAGACAGAGCGTTTTGCCGCGTTCAACCGTATGGTGCAGGCCCACAGCCGCACAAGCCGACTACTCTTCTATGCGGACCTGGCTTCTCCCCTCTCGAAGAACGGACGTCCGGATGACTCCTATTACCGGGAAGATCTCCTGCACCTGAATGATCGGGGCTATGAGCTTTGGAATGAACGGTTCGGAGCTTTTCTGGCGCAACTGGAAGAGAACGGTGTGTTTACCTTAAGACGGGATGAGTAG
- a CDS encoding ABC transporter ATP-binding protein, which yields MNNEQDKNRQHDIKTLRKTLSDIFALSKPYRIRFYLATAAVLVASAIWLTVPLGLRELLDAVFEAGDSSLLNLLAIGLFGLFILRALFSFAGNYHLEWVGERVITDLRKKLYRHLHRLGFRFYADRRLGEITSRLTNDVGSIRTALTDSLPQMFTITFSLIGSVGLMVVLNWRLSIVIFLTVPLITIATRYFGQKIRSLSRSIQDDLAESTAVAEDALGAIRLVKAFVREEYETGRYSEAVEKLFGTARRKVVLTQLFWSGVGVMFMSTLVIIFWYGGKEVLAGRLTAGDLVAFIIYALNISRSVSQTSRLYAALNTAAGATERIFELLGEVPEIKDAPDARELVDAEGEIRLDAVSFSYEENCPVLKDISFLVGAGETVALVGPSGAGKSTLLNLIPRFYDPQQGTISLDGTDIRNYKVKTLREQISLVPQEVHLFGTSVKENIRYGRLKATDDEVKDAARAANAHEFIMAMPEKYDSLIGEKGVKLSGGQRQRLAIARAILKDPAILLLDEATSSLDSESEAQVQDALERLMKNRTTFVIAHRLSTVQNADRILVMDEGRIVESGTHGELINRDGLYSHLYALQFRDLDEAEGLF from the coding sequence ATGAATAACGAACAGGACAAAAACCGGCAACACGATATTAAAACCCTGCGGAAAACGCTGAGCGATATTTTTGCGCTCAGCAAACCGTACAGGATCCGTTTTTACCTGGCCACAGCTGCGGTCCTTGTTGCATCGGCCATCTGGCTCACGGTGCCGCTGGGTCTTCGTGAACTGCTCGATGCCGTATTTGAGGCAGGTGACTCCTCCCTGCTGAACCTTTTGGCCATAGGCCTGTTCGGCCTTTTTATACTGCGCGCCCTATTTTCATTCGCGGGTAATTATCATCTGGAATGGGTAGGCGAACGGGTGATCACGGACCTCAGGAAAAAGCTGTACCGGCATCTGCATCGTCTCGGATTCCGCTTCTATGCAGACCGGAGGCTGGGTGAAATCACCTCGCGTCTTACCAACGATGTGGGATCCATCCGAACTGCCCTCACCGACTCCCTCCCGCAAATGTTCACCATCACCTTTTCCCTTATCGGGTCAGTTGGGCTGATGGTTGTTCTGAACTGGCGCCTGAGCATTGTCATTTTCCTTACGGTGCCCCTCATTACCATCGCAACACGCTATTTTGGCCAGAAGATCAGAAGCCTTTCACGCAGCATTCAGGATGATCTGGCTGAGTCAACGGCCGTGGCAGAGGATGCCTTGGGCGCTATCCGGCTGGTAAAGGCTTTTGTGCGGGAAGAGTACGAGACAGGGCGCTATTCCGAAGCCGTAGAGAAACTGTTCGGTACGGCACGTCGCAAGGTAGTGCTCACCCAGCTTTTCTGGTCGGGAGTGGGCGTAATGTTTATGAGCACGCTGGTCATCATTTTCTGGTATGGCGGAAAAGAGGTGCTTGCGGGACGTCTCACGGCCGGCGACCTGGTTGCTTTTATCATCTATGCGCTAAATATATCGAGGTCGGTGAGTCAGACTTCCCGGCTCTATGCAGCACTGAATACCGCTGCAGGTGCAACGGAGAGAATATTTGAGCTGCTCGGTGAAGTTCCTGAAATCAAGGATGCACCCGATGCACGAGAACTCGTGGATGCGGAAGGCGAGATCCGTCTGGATGCTGTGAGCTTCAGCTATGAAGAAAACTGTCCCGTACTGAAGGATATTTCTTTTCTGGTTGGGGCCGGTGAAACGGTTGCGCTGGTTGGCCCGAGCGGTGCAGGAAAAAGCACCCTTCTCAACCTTATCCCCCGGTTCTACGATCCACAGCAGGGTACCATCTCACTGGACGGCACAGATATCCGGAACTATAAAGTCAAAACACTCAGGGAGCAGATCTCCCTGGTGCCCCAGGAGGTCCATCTGTTTGGTACATCCGTGAAGGAGAATATCCGGTACGGCCGGCTGAAAGCGACGGACGATGAGGTTAAGGACGCAGCCAGGGCGGCCAATGCGCACGAATTTATCATGGCGATGCCGGAGAAGTATGATTCACTGATCGGTGAAAAAGGCGTAAAACTGAGCGGCGGACAGCGCCAGCGACTGGCCATTGCACGCGCCATCCTGAAGGATCCGGCCATTCTGCTGCTGGATGAAGCTACTTCCTCGCTCGACTCCGAATCGGAGGCGCAGGTTCAGGATGCATTGGAACGGTTGATGAAAAACCGGACTACGTTTGTGATTGCCCACCGGCTATCCACGGTTCAGAATGCGGACAGGATCCTGGTGATGGATGAAGGCAGAATAGTTGAATCGGGAACACACGGCGAGCTTATTAACCGCGACGGTCTCTACAGTCATCTCTATGCGCTTCAATTCCGCGACTTGGATGAAGCTGAGGGGTTGTTTTAG
- a CDS encoding thiol-activated cytolysin family protein, whose translation MNYQRKRPSCSIKLRGVLLLPVSLMLFLLSSCSENGTSVEPPANTEDVDNFLQGLPSWNQFAPPGQTQPPTAVGEAQAEEDEILDVEVINEDGSLDMLENVTYSCQVQPFTLTDNPQQIAMYSPDREILYAGGLIQGKSHRDGLGSLLGLPISERAPINVSIPGLANDDNFRTVDIPNQATVDQAIGSMIGSATASGLSTPSSISFKMETYHSEKQSALQMGLSGNYLGFEGSASGSIDRKRSETTVTAQFYQKMFEVVVEAPQSPGDFFSEEFTEQKLQQQIAQGRIGPDNLPVYVSNIVYGRMMMFSITSTASEDDIRATLQAGYNSIGGSVEVNLDARQKTILQESKIKITSIGGDAEATLAMIRTGDWSQYFTNNAPLSSAAPMSYTFRNLGDGSIASVTETTEYNIRTCVAKQATPGTFDLLTAQDLSLPISVPAQVLTGDVNGDGSQDLIYNHVSANANETVVAFSNGNGTFTMGTPVSHSATPADGWSQYVVKVGDFNNDGSDDLAWGRVNVTNTTYIGLSNGDGTFEEMPMFTREGSGWGTRYLFDVGDIDGKDGDDLVWNTINTTNRTYVSFSNGDGTYGINNFGATDQKWNDHPIVTSAWAPYRWRIADFNGDGRDDLIWHKEGVTGSSGHRVHFAESKRDDEGNIFDFPAVFDRGTAGWAPYEILIGDVDGNAGADLVWTKSNNEGQRPVLHLDLSTGGSPVLVEGGPAQAPPGTEVAQDYESRLLDVNGDGRKDVIFNRMGPVNRSYVGLGSNDGDFDFSRVSQDHPAADQWAQFEILTGDVNGDNREDIIYVNADATNRVYVGLARGSVQ comes from the coding sequence ATGAATTACCAAAGAAAAAGACCTTCCTGTTCAATCAAGCTGAGAGGCGTACTCCTGCTGCCGGTCAGCCTGATGCTGTTTCTGCTGAGCTCCTGCTCGGAAAACGGCACCTCTGTGGAACCGCCCGCTAATACCGAAGATGTTGATAATTTTCTGCAGGGGCTTCCTTCGTGGAACCAGTTCGCGCCCCCGGGGCAAACACAGCCGCCTACAGCAGTCGGCGAAGCGCAAGCCGAGGAGGACGAGATACTCGATGTGGAAGTGATCAATGAAGATGGATCCCTCGACATGCTGGAAAACGTGACCTACTCCTGCCAGGTGCAGCCGTTTACCCTTACCGACAACCCGCAACAGATCGCCATGTATTCGCCCGACCGTGAGATTCTATATGCAGGTGGTCTCATCCAGGGCAAGAGCCACCGCGATGGATTGGGCAGTCTTTTAGGTCTTCCCATATCAGAACGGGCTCCGATCAATGTGTCGATACCCGGACTGGCTAACGACGACAACTTCCGTACGGTGGACATTCCCAATCAGGCTACTGTAGACCAGGCCATTGGCTCCATGATCGGCAGCGCCACGGCCAGCGGACTGTCCACGCCCAGCTCTATAAGTTTCAAGATGGAGACCTATCACAGCGAGAAGCAGTCGGCCCTGCAGATGGGACTCTCGGGCAACTATCTCGGATTTGAGGGCTCCGCCAGCGGTAGCATTGACCGCAAGCGTTCGGAGACCACGGTGACGGCACAGTTCTATCAGAAAATGTTTGAAGTAGTGGTGGAAGCTCCGCAGAGTCCCGGTGATTTTTTCAGCGAGGAGTTTACCGAGCAGAAGCTGCAGCAGCAGATTGCACAGGGGCGAATCGGCCCTGACAACCTGCCGGTCTACGTATCCAACATCGTATATGGACGCATGATGATGTTTTCTATTACCTCCACGGCCAGTGAGGATGACATCCGAGCCACCCTGCAGGCAGGCTACAACTCGATCGGCGGCAGCGTGGAAGTGAACCTGGATGCCAGGCAGAAAACCATTCTTCAGGAGTCGAAGATCAAGATCACCTCTATTGGAGGCGATGCCGAGGCCACTCTTGCGATGATCCGTACGGGCGACTGGTCGCAGTACTTTACCAACAACGCACCACTTTCAAGCGCCGCGCCGATGAGCTACACGTTCCGCAATCTGGGCGACGGCAGTATTGCCAGCGTCACGGAGACCACTGAGTACAACATACGCACTTGTGTGGCCAAGCAAGCCACGCCCGGTACGTTTGACCTTCTTACAGCGCAGGACCTCTCTCTGCCCATATCGGTACCGGCACAGGTGTTGACAGGTGATGTGAACGGCGACGGTAGCCAGGACCTGATTTACAATCACGTAAGCGCCAATGCCAATGAAACGGTGGTGGCTTTCTCCAACGGCAACGGCACCTTTACGATGGGCACGCCGGTCTCACACAGCGCTACGCCGGCTGACGGCTGGAGCCAGTATGTGGTGAAGGTGGGCGATTTTAACAACGACGGATCAGATGACCTGGCCTGGGGCCGTGTAAATGTCACCAACACCACCTATATCGGCCTCTCGAACGGCGACGGGACCTTTGAAGAGATGCCCATGTTTACCCGCGAGGGCAGCGGTTGGGGAACACGTTATCTTTTTGATGTCGGCGATATAGACGGTAAAGATGGAGACGACCTGGTATGGAACACGATCAACACCACAAACCGCACCTATGTAAGCTTTTCCAACGGAGACGGAACCTATGGTATCAATAATTTTGGGGCTACTGATCAAAAATGGAATGACCATCCGATTGTAACCTCAGCCTGGGCTCCCTACCGTTGGCGAATAGCGGATTTCAACGGGGATGGCCGTGATGATTTGATCTGGCACAAAGAGGGGGTTACCGGATCTTCCGGCCACCGCGTTCACTTTGCCGAATCAAAGCGGGATGATGAGGGGAATATTTTTGACTTCCCCGCCGTATTTGACAGGGGAACCGCCGGATGGGCCCCTTATGAAATCCTGATTGGCGATGTTGATGGCAATGCAGGAGCTGATCTGGTCTGGACAAAATCCAATAATGAGGGTCAGCGCCCGGTCTTGCATTTGGATCTGTCAACCGGAGGCAGCCCTGTACTTGTGGAAGGCGGACCCGCTCAAGCCCCTCCGGGAACAGAAGTAGCGCAGGACTACGAAAGCCGTCTGCTGGATGTAAATGGCGACGGACGAAAGGATGTGATCTTCAACCGGATGGGCCCGGTAAACAGAAGTTACGTTGGTCTAGGAAGCAATGATGGTGATTTTGACTTCTCACGCGTCAGCCAGGATCATCCTGCAGCCGATCAGTGGGCGCAGTTCGAAATCCTTACGGGTGATGTGAACGGTGATAATCGTGAGGATATAATTTACGTCAACGCCGATGCCACCAACCGGGTGTATGTAGGTTTAGCGAGGGGCAGCGTTCAGTAA